The Coffea arabica cultivar ET-39 chromosome 1e, Coffea Arabica ET-39 HiFi, whole genome shotgun sequence genome has a window encoding:
- the LOC113700272 gene encoding DNA (cytosine-5)-methyltransferase CMT3 — MGKRKGSSTPAASREKSRASSFSSSVEKKSKRQRMKVESVPANADSDFMEEPDVVVVSDDDEREDGGEVEGESLSMSPAERKTKRRVLAENEEEGDFRFLGEPVADKEARCRWPHRYAVKQKRKQNAVLQDSKGEDDSEEFIDAKRHFTQAEVDGQIFNLEDDAYVQAEEGKRNYICKIVEMFEGTDGMPYFTAQWFYRAEDTIITDCHVFIDEKRVFFSEVKNDNPLDCLVKRLRIARLPPNMDLECKDAAKSNCDYYYDMMFLLPHCTFMSLPPENNGAGSDSGSTISSEADAAGAVVSGVEVSQEANHLEMRLLDLYSGCGAMSTGLCLGANSTGVKLVTKWAVDINKYACESLKWNHPETEVRNESAENFLLLIKEWERLCVSYALVESNVLPHPYVNSSNEQVDEVGGDDEDDDVDDSDGNSSEVFEVKEVLAMCYGDPKESGAVGLYCKIRWNGYGPDDETWEPIDGLSDCQEKVKEFVTKGYKRKILPLPGNVDVICGGPPCQGISGFNRFRNTDQPLQDEKNKQLAVFMDIVAFLKPRFVLMENVVDLIKFSKGYLGRYAFARLLAMNYQARLGMMAAGAYGLPQFRMRVFMWGAVPKEKLPQYPLPTHDVVVRGVVPKEFESNTVAYEEGSKVELEEELFLEDAISDLPPVENDEPRDEMPYGGASKTEFQNFIRLRKDEMPGSLGFGLEVAPHLLYDHRPLQLNRDDYSRVCQIPKKKGANFRDLPGVRVRADNKVEWDPDIERVYLPSGKPLVPDYAMTFVGGSSCKPFGRLWWNETVPTVVTRAEPHNQTILHPKQDRVLTIRENARLQGFPDYYKLFGPIKERYIQVGNAVAVPVARALGFSLALALKGLSGDEPVLQLPKSFPNNVELPAEVSS; from the exons ATGGGGAAGAGGAAGGGTTCATCGACGCCGGCAGCTTCGAGGGAGAAATCTAgggcttcttctttttcttcttcggTAGAGAAGAAGTCGAAGCGacaaagaatgaaagttgagTCGGTTCCGGCAAATGCGGATAGTGATTTCATGGAGGAGCCGGACGTGGTGGTTGTGTCGGATGACGATGAACGGGAGGATGGAGGTGAGGTCGAGGGAGAGAGCTTGTCTATGTCGCCGGCTGAGAGGAAGACAAAAAGGCGCGTTCTTGCGGAAAATGAGGAGGAAGGTGATTTTCGGTTTCTTGGTGAGCCTGTTGCTGACAAGGAGGCTCGTTGTCGGTGGCCTCATCGATATGCAGTCAAGCAAAAG AGGAAACAAAATGCAgttttacaagactcaaaagG TGAGGATGACTCTGAAGAATTTATCGATGCTAAAAGACACTTCACTCAAGCAGAAGTTGATGGGCAGATTTTTAACTTGGAAGATGATGCTTATGTACAG GCTGAAGAAGGCAAAAGAAATTACATCTGCAAAATAGTGGAGATGTTTGAGGGAACTGATGGCATGCCGTATTTCACTGCTCAGTGGTTTTACAGGGCCGAGGATACT ATCATTACAGATTGTCATGTCTTTATAGACGAAAAGCGAGTATTCTTTTCTGAAGTCAAGAATGACAATCCTTTGGACTGTCTGGTTAAGAGACTTAGGATCGCCCGGCTGCCGCCAAAT ATGGATTTGGAATGCAAGGATGCTGCAAAATCAAATTGTGACTATTATTATGACATGATGTTCTTACTGCCTCACTGCACGTTTATGAGCTTGCCGCCTG AGAATAATGGAGCTGGAAGTGATTCTGGCTCTACAATATCGAGTGAAGCTGATGCTGCTGGAGCAGTGGTTAGTGGTGTAGAGGTCTCCCAAgaagcaaaccacttggagatgaGGCTACTGGACCTGTATTCAGGCTGTGGGGCAATGTCCACTGGACTTTGCCTGGGAGCTAATAGCACTGGTGTTAAGCTTGTTACC AAATGGGCAGTTGATATAAACAAGTATGCATGTGAAAGTCTAAAATGGAACCACCCGGAGACTGAG GTACGAAATGAATCTGCCGAGAACTTTTTGCTtttgattaaggagtgggagaGGCTTTGTGTCTCTTATGCATTAGTAGAAAGCAATGTTCTACCACATCCGTATGTTAACTCGTCAAATGAGCAAGTAGATGAAGTTGGTGGAGATGATGAAGATGACGATGTTGATGATAGTGATGGTAATAGTTCTGAAGTTTTTGAAGTCAAAGAGGTATTGGCTATGTGCTATGGGGATCCAAAAGAGAGTGGTGCTGTTGGACTTTACTGTAAG ATTCGCTGGAATGGTTATGGACCAGATGATGAAACATGGGAGCCTATAGACGGTTTAAG TGATTGTCAagagaaggtgaaggaattcGTCACTAAAGGTTACAAAAGAAAGATTTTGCCTTTGCCT GGAAATGTCGATGTTATATGTGGGGGCCCTCCTTGCCAAGGAATAAGTGGGTTTAACCGATTTCGGAATACAGACCAACCATTACAAGATGAAAAAAATAAGCAGCTTGCCGTCTTCATGGATATTGTGGCTTTTCTAAAGCCTAGATTTGTGTTGATGGAAAATGTTGTTGATTTGATTAAGTTTTCCAAAGGGTATCTTGGGAGGTATGCTTTTGCTCGGCTTCTTGCTATGAACTATCAAGCACGACTTGGAATGATGGCTGCTGGTGCTTATGGTCTCCCACAGTTTAGAATGCGTGTCTTTATGTGGGGTGCTGTTCCTAAAGAG AAGTTGCCTCAGTATCCATTGCCTACCCATGATGTCGTTGTGAGAGGGGTTGTTCCCAAGGAATTTGAG TCCAATACTGTAGCTTATGAAGAAGGTTCAAAAGTTGAATTGGAGGAGGAGCTTTTTCTTGAAGATGCTATTTCTGATCTTCCACCG GTTGAAAATGACGAGCCACGAGATGAAATGCCATATGGTGGTGCGTCCAAGACTGAATTTCAAAACTTCATCAGATTGAGGAAAGATG AAATGCCAGGTAGTCTAGGCTTTGGATTAGAAGTAGCTCCACATTTGCTGTATGACCATCGGCCGCTCCAACTAAATAGGGATGATTATAGTCGGGTGTGTCAGATTCCCAAGAAGAAG GGTGCAAACTTTAGAGATTTGCCAGGTGTAAGAGTCCGTGCTGATAACAAGGTGGAATGGGATCCAGATATAGAGCGTGTCTATCTGCCCTCAGGAAAACCTTTG GTACCTGATTATGCTATGACTTTTGTTGGTGGATCTTCATGCAA GCCGTTTGGACGATTGTGGTGGAATGAGACAGTACCTACAGTTGTCACACGAGCAGAACCTCACAATCAG ACCATATTGCATCCAAAGCAAGACAGAGTCCTTACAATCCGAGAGAACGCCAGACTCCAAGGATTTCCTGATTATTACAAACTTTTTGGCCCCATTAAAGAAAG GTACATTCAAGTTGGCAACGCAGTTGCTGTGCCTGTTGCTCGCGCTTTAGGATTTTCTTTAGCTTTGGCTTTGAAGGGTTTGTCAGGCGACGAACCAGTACTGCAATTACCAAAGAGCTTTCCAAATAATGTCGAACTTCCTGCAGAAGTGTCTTCATGA
- the LOC113688738 gene encoding uncharacterized protein — MKKAAAEASSKSSNGGTETKGQKKPQFRPALDDTKPILKDPILRSDPIETEEAVLRLPPFPIDKLKKSQKFAS, encoded by the exons atgaagaaagCAGCAGCAGAGGCTTCGAGCAAGAGCAGCAATGGCGGAACTGAAACGAAAGGCCAGAAAAAACCCCAATTTAGACCTGCTCTCGATGACACTAAGCCAATTCTCAAAGACCCA ATATTGAGATCGGACCCTATTGAGACTGAGGAAGCTGTTCTTCGGTTGCCCCCTTTTCCAATCGACAAAttgaaaaaatcccaaaaatttgCTTCCTAA